One Gossypium hirsutum isolate 1008001.06 chromosome A08, Gossypium_hirsutum_v2.1, whole genome shotgun sequence genomic window, GTTAATCCAATTGGCTAGAAGAGTTTAAACTTGCAATTACATCACTGACTAGAAAATTAGCAGTTCAGCAACTTATGTGCTCGGAATTAGCAAAAATCAATGTAAAGGAACTAAATATACAACAAATTAGCAAAAATAAGCTGTTCAAGTTCATATGTTTACTAACAACTGTACTATCTCATTTCTCGCAAAGTATAAGGATCAAATTCTGACAATTTAAAGGGATTAGATTCGCAGTTTTTATAAACTAAAAGgatgaaattcataattagacaaaaagaaacaaattcaccTGGACAATTCCGGAAGGAATAAGGAGAAGACTTTCAACAGATTCATTACTAAGACATTGAAGCCAATCTTCATCAACAGCTTCCCATAGCCTATCCTGAAATAAgtaacattaattaattaattaattaattaattaattaattaaaatttgaaaaaatataaagtAACTTTCATATATATTTCAGCTAACCTTGAAGAAATTGACAACGTGAGCATTGATTAAGAAAGAGAAAGGTTTAATGAAATCAGCAATGGCTTTAATCCATTCCAAGGTTTCAGCTGCAGTATCGCATGAATACTTGCACTGCTTCGCCATTTCTCAATTCTCACACTTCCACAGCTCTTCGTTTTTGAAATTTCTGCGTTTAGGGTTTGGGGCCATTGCTCAGCCCGGTTTATTGAAATCTGCAAATGGCTTTGATCCGTTCCCCAATGCTCCATTTTTCGGGCCAACACGGTTTATGATAAGGTACtaggaaaataaaacttaaaagacggtaaaacttaaaaattactgTGAAGACTTTGtattaagagtaaatttgtattatcttttttattcaaaaaataataaattaggcTTTGtagattaagttattaaaatattcatctatttttactgttaaaatttagtcattatacgtTAGCATAATgtactattaaaatatttatctatttatactgttaaaattaagctttgatttaaggtatagagattaatttatccttttttttaatagaaggaaaaaatataatttaacttataatataaAGGCCTCCAATACTTTTATTGAATAAAAGTATTTGATAGTGGGGTATGGCATTTTAATTGTCTCGACACCAATATTGATTCCACATCTTCCTACATTAACAACAATACTCATACCaatcgaattaaaactcaatcggcTAAcccctatatttttaaaatgaaattaagttgataaaaTTGATAATGGTGTTAATCATCCAAAATACCAACATGATATTGCCAATAATAACTAcaacataataaaataatgattttttttagtatGATGTAGATTTTTGTACATGCTATGaatattaacatttttataaaagCTAGGATGTCACATTTTGttattgttaaatattaattaatttgacaaacaaaatataattaattataattaataagatTAATGCTTTAGGACACATTTAAATAGAGCTAAATTACTTgcatataaatatacttatatgaaaatattaacgttaaaattattaattatattgaaaaacttaattaaatgattatattttatttttaattgtaattaaaagaaaaaaatagttaagataaaaattataaaaatttaatttaaaatattagaaatttgtACCTACTGATATGAGCTAATATGTACTAGTATAGAATTGACATCCTTATTTTATACATACTAATTTCTAATGTCACATACGGTGCATGTTAgtttatatgtttaatatttaactaattttgtagattttatattttaattgcagtaattaacataaaataatttttttatttgaattactaaatataattaaaatatattaacttatcgattcaaatattattatagaaaaattttaaattataattaatgcaTTTTTAACATAACACAATATAGTTAAGTTTATGTAATTAATCCAAAGTAACACCATTTAAAACAATAGTTGATTAACATAATTAACTCTAATAtgttaattaagtgataattaatatgCATAGAATTATTGAGCTATTAAAATCATCATCGTTGAATGGTCTTCTCTACTTATACTACGTGCATCAATTGAAGCctctcattttctttctcttttatagtttaatttatttttatgaaatagctGTGAACGTCGCCAATTTATGAACAAAAATTCAAACAGATTTCTTTATTGATTTTCAACATTAACCGCCAggtcaaattaaatttaattcttctaCTCTAAAAAAAATTGGTCGCTttgattttttcaatttaaagttAGTCAGGTGGGGCAAATTGGTCAATTTTGACCTCAACTTATTGATTAATTTGGTtggttattaatttttaaattctagAATCAAATCGATcgaaaaaaatcaacttattttcctatcatttttaaaatatttaaaatatatttatattttataatatataataaatatataatcataTCAAATCAATACAATAACCTTAAACTCAACCCAATAACTCAAGATCGGTAAACTAACTGAATCAAAGTCAATTTAATTTAATCGATTTTCTCAACTAAAATCAGTTGGATCAATTTTGTAATGTTAAAAGTCTATTCGGAAAAAATTCTACCAAATAAATCGATTACTCTCACTATTCACCAAgtagatttcaaaagaaaaacaTAGTTAACCCGAATAGAAACTTTGAAATACTTCAGTGACTTGAGTGcaatttacccaaaaattattaCGCATTTGAATCTATTGCTacagtaagtattaaataaaagttAGTTCATTGAAAGAGACAGATTAGATAAGCTCAAAATGAATCTGGTCAAAGACCGAAAAATCCTGATCAAACGCGCATTTTCCGCGCGTGTACCACAAACCCACAAAGATCCATTCAACCCTCAAACTCATCAACAGTTTGTCAAAAAAAAGAAACAGTAAAAAACCAGAGAGATCCCATATCAgattcattaaaaaaaacaatcataaacattaaaaaaaaatgcatatatacATCTAAAATTCTACAAATTTTTCACATGAAAATGTTAAAAAGGTTACTTACTACTGCCATTAATTAATGCTTAGAGGGAAAAAGCTTTAAGTTATTATTACCAGACCAGTCATTTAGTTTTGTTTCTTCCACCATTTGTGTTCTTTTgtggtgaagaagatgaaaagaACCCAAAAACATTCAGAACTGGACTCACCCTAACGTTAGCTGAATATGATCTTTCAATCCCTCTTTGTTTAAGCTTTGGACGACCACCATTAAAGCTACTTGGACTACTTGAACTCCTTTCTAAGCTTTGAAACATGATTTTCCCAGATGAGTTCATTCTCGGACTGTTACTGGTTCTGTTCCCGCCGGCGGAGGTAACAACTGGTGTTTGGTTGTTGTTGATGGTGTCGGACCCAGAGTTTGGTTTGGGTTTAACCATTCTTATTCTAGAAGGAGCAAAAGGGTTAGGACTGAAACTTGGTTTGTTGTTGTTATCAGAATCAAGTGATAACCTTGGGAGATCTTCATGGGTGGAAGATGAAGAAGACAGGGATAGTCTTGGGACTGAGTCGTGATTATCCGAGTTGTCCTTCAACAATGGTAGACTCAGTGATGACTCGGCTGTTGATGAAGATGATTTTTTAAGGAATTGTTTAAGAGATTTGGGGTTTTGATTAGTGTTGTCTTGTTGGGTTGATTTTCTAAGACCCAGAATTTCTCTCCACTTGCTTGAACCTTTAGAAGCTTTGCCGGAAACTTCCGGTTCCGTTCGACGGCGAGATTTGGGTGTTTCAAGGGAGGAAACATTGGCCGGAGGAGGGTGTTTGGGAGCTGAGAAATGTAAAGGTACGAGCTTACCGTCTGAGAAAAGTTCATCAGCTGGTAGCATAGTGACGGGATCTTCTTCGAGTCTGAACTCAAAATCACCACCTGCAGCCGTGTCTTGAATCTCCGGCGACGAAACGTAGGGAGAGTAAGGTGGCGTGGGATGCAAATTGGTCTCCGTTGAGACGACGGTGAGGTTGTTAACACAAGCAGAAGCCAttgggaagaagaagaagaagaataaataaaggaaggAAGGAAGGATATCTTTTTTACATTAGAGAAATGGGGGTTTGTTTTGGATTTGGTTTGACTTGGTATTTTTAGGGTTTGGGAGATATGATAAAGCTgcaatttatttataatatttatcagATATCTTATATGGGCTTAAATATAAAATGGGATAATctcaaatttagtcctcaatgtttatattttttatttgactcttattatttttttagttaaatttgataattaaccttttaaaaaaattcaaatcgctTTATTTTAACAAGTgacaatatattatttttttatactcctatttcagtcaaatttgagaaaataatcttttaattaaactttatttttgtttcaatcaaactctggttagtctagattattttattattatttgacctataaatttaacctataaataggctcttttacaaccttagaaaatacacctattagagattaaaatttataacacatttagagaattttgtatttacgttttgagggttctttgtttttcgagttttcggggtaaagtttttatctccatcttttgtactcatcgttcttttgctattatagtaaaattatctttgcccatggcttttatcctctttggagggatttttccatgttaaatttgtgtgttcaatttctcaactTATTCggttatttttttacttgttgcgtAATCGTGTCGATCCCAACAAGTGGTaccagagctagttcaatttttatagatcagcccgttcagagataGTAACAGCaagatttgaaattgagaagtttgatggtgagacaaattttaatctgtggcaagttcggatgatggcaattctagctcaaattggcttgaaaaaggttgttattaggaaaaagcttgagaatctatatcaaacagaatgggaaaaACTTTATGAAAAGGCCTTGTGTGCAATCCTGTTCTGCCTCGTGAATATGGTATTGCatgaggtattgatggagaaaacctcatccgccttatggaaaatgttagaaactctttatgcgactatgTCTCTGGCTAactgtttagtgttgaaacaatgtctatttacgtttcgcatgaacgaatgttAGCTTTTTAAatatcacatcagtcaattcattactcttttaaatgatttaaagaacgttgaggttcatattgatgatgaagatcaagttatgctattattgtgctctttaccccatttatacaagtctttcaaggagaccctgatttatggtagagacacactctcgttcgaagatgtgaaaggtcctttgttgagtagagacaaactcgacaatgagtttggtttggatagcaagacagataagtaagcttccgttttggtagcatcaaagaaacgagataaaatgtgtcgctattgtaaaaaagttaggtcacgtcaaagcagattgttataaactacaaaataaaagagctgctaagagtaacaaggaagatgtagttggtgctaatttggctgaTGAAAGCAGTGATGATTTTTTATTAGTGTCaatgagcgataactccaagcttacgtctgagtggatcctagattctcTACATAcagtgtcccaatagagaatggttctccacgtacagttcggttgaaggtggagttgtgtgcatgggaaacgattcatctagtaaggaaATTGGTagtggtactgttaaaattaggatacaggatgggacgattaggacactctcagatgtaaGGTATGtgcctgatttacgaaagaatctcatctcgttgagtattttagacttgaaaggatgcataATCAATATCGAGTCGAgagacattaaagtatctcgtggagctttCATTTTGTTTAAAGGTAAAAGAACTGTCAGTCTTTACATTCTGGGCGGTTCTACAATGACTAGTGAAATCGAAGTCTTTttgtccgttacggagtcaaagtcaattCATTtagagcggaggcaacttggtcatgtgagggaaaaaggtatgatcgtttcgttgaagagaggttctctttggATACAAGTTTAGAAAAGTTAGGGCATTATGTTCGTGAAAATTAGACTCGGGTTAGTTTTAATTTGGTAGAGTATAAGTCAAAGgttagaagtcttccagtttctaagcacagattctaCTCAATTAATTCCTTACATAGTTTAAGATAGACctgtggcgggctttggcaaagatggcattgtgaaaatatgagtcaAAGTGGAGATTTATTGAGTATGACtcttatttcagtcaaatttgagaaataaactTTCAGTTAAaatctgtttatttgtttcaatcaaactctgattagtctagattattttattattatttgacctatgaatttagcctataaataggctcttttataaCCTAGAAAATACACTCAtaagagattagaactcataacacatttagagaattttgtgtttatgttttaagggttctccatcttttgtactcttcgttcttttgccgtTATAGTAAGATTATCTTTCCCCGTGGTTTTAATcctttttggaggggtttttcacattaaatttgtatgttcaatttctcaatttattccgttatttttttttacttgttgcttagtCAGGTTGATCCCAACATTTTATATGTCAGgtcaattataatttaaaaatataaaaaacttttaaaatttcaaaaaataaaatggtcGGAGTATAGGTGTATTGCCATGCAGActgtcatgtttaaaaatttaacattttagtcaaatttctattaaaaaacaataattcaactttttttttaaagttgatgatccaatttgactctttttaaatagttgatgatcaaatttagctaaaaaaagagtaataaccaaattgacaaaaaaatgtaaatgttaaaAGCTAAATTTGACATCATGTCATataaaattaaccctaaaactATATTATTTTTCTTAGCTAGATacttaaagtttttatttatttatttatcaaaagtgatacttaaactattaattttatcTCAATTTACATTCAAAACATAATACGCGACATATTTCTATTAGACATTGTATGGTTTTGAATAAAATGAGGCGATCTTGATAATTTAGGTACCATTTTCCACCAAAAATacctaagtaaaaaaaatagtgtAATGTGATAGCAAATTTCGTAattaaacctttttaaaatcaagaTAAAAAATAGAACGTTAAAGTCTTAAacgaattaaataaaagataaatttaatttaaatatatattttttttaaaatttagataaaaaattataattcgtTTTcgtcttatttaaataaaacttaaagataaaattaatttaaatatatatatttaaaaattagattaaaattatttttttatcttggactgaataatttaattaataactatAGTTTTTTTAATCTTGTCTAAATTTAATTCAATGggtagattttattttaattatttcgaTCTTTGTAATAATATTGTACTTATAATTGTATTATAATTATACTAACCATCAcactatatttatttatgtaaatttCTTTTGGTAAATTTCAATAATAAGAAAAATTCAAACTACCAACGCGACTAACATGATTCAAACCCCAAACTACTTCTAAAACGGTAAATACCTTTTATCGTCAAATCATTATACCATCACATAATATGTTATTTttgtaaactttcaaaaataataatcaaatcaaGGTTAGATACAATTTAATAAAgcgaaataaaataaatttaatatatggtCAGTGGTAGGCTTCATATTTACTCTACCCTGCATGGAtaaattttttagggttttttttaatattttctaaatttaagcCAATAATATTTGGTTTGACCTGGCCTCCAATCTTATTTCTAGGGACTAACAAGGTTGAGTTGGGTTTTGTTGGATTcgattttaaattctttaaaatcataaatatcttcttcttcttttaacttttctaagcaaataaaaattaattataatatttttttgaaaaaaattacagtattttaaagaaatttttatctttatatcataaaaattgaaataattataaattaaataaaatttaatttaatttaattttaaatttttatttctgaAACTATCAGAACACCAAACACTATATTtagatttgatttttaaattctcTTTCTTGCCTTACGACCCATATTTGAAGTTTGTGGTTGTATCTCCTAACAATATTGTATCCAATGTTCAAATATGCATTTTCTCCTTAAAAGTGCAATGTGTTTTACCGTTACATCAAATCACAATAAAAAtggaaggactaaattctaaatatacaaaGAATAGAGGGACTTTAAGCATATTTTAACAAAAGAGAATTAGGTAGAAGCTGTAATTTTAGTTAGTATAGTTTGAAGTTTTTGGTTGATATCATTAATGCTTTCCAATTGAGAAGCTAAATTGGCAATGGTGGGTAGTGCTTAACTTAGCCTTTAGAACTTGCAAAACACACAAGGAAGGAAAATTGGGGAAGGCAGAACAAATGTGACTAAAAGATGAAAACAATTAATTGAATCAATTATAAACACTTAATTAgacaattaattaattcaatttcaacaaacCATTTGATGAGAATAATTTTGGAAAAGAATTATTATactctttttaactcaaattatttaaactttttttaattacaataacAGAGTAAAGCCTGATTAATAAATGCGACTAGCGCGATTCGAACCCAGACCACACCTAGAGCGAAAAACACTCTAGACCATCAAATCATCACATAGGGTTCAAATTatttaaaccatttattaaatGTCAGGAATTAATAAATACCAATTcggttagaaaaattattaaaccaCTCAtaatttaaaaggtaattaatattattataagagtatttttatattttcatacttttatatattattaaaagaaCAATTGAAAAATAATACTCGAAAATCAAACACAATaccaataaatttatataaaaatctcgTACCACACTACCAATAATCACtcattgaaataattttataaatcttttctttaatataaaatattttcattcactTCTAGGTGTGATGAACTCTAGTATATATCAAGTTAAtggcttaatataacatttggtacttgagcttaacaatttttttaatttgatacttaatCTTTTTTTAGTCCAATTTCGTACCTGAATTTTACtcttttcctaatttggtacctaattttttttgtttaatttggtacctaaacttgtcaAGCGTTGTACAAATTACTCcaatatactaacaatgttatttttttatgatgtagcaaaaataatcaatgtatgaTTGCCTTATGACAGATGACATGATATTTCTTTCTTGTATTTTAAATGTTCTAttacttttagtttaatttatttatttcatttattaatttaaattaatgaatttcttTTACTTTGGGGTTTTTTAAACTATTATTTTCTTATTCAACATCAAATTGTTAAGCATAATTTAATGCATAAATTTTTAACTCGAATTTCCTCTAACAATGACGATATTTTTAGCATAACACGAATTTTTTAACACCGTTAGTGCTTTGAGgtaatttgtataatatttagCAAGTTTAGGTACTAAATCAGGAAAAAATGTACTAAGTTCAGGTATCAAATTGAACCATTAAAAAATTTaggtacaaattaaaaaaaatgtcaaattcaaataccaatttagtcaaaaaaaaattaactactaaattaggaaaaaaatttgttaaaattcagatgctaaatattatattaagcaTAATCATATTTTAAAGACTATAATATTAGACCAAATTTAATGCCAGTAATTAGTGATTGCAATGTTTATTTtatatcaaaatcacatatttTGTCAGGCATTGATATTGTTGTTTATACAAAAGAATATGAGTTCGAAtgtattaaaatatgtttatcttcccattcaaatatttgaatattatgaATAATTCTAAGCCATATCGGATGAAAgcaacatattttatattttatataaatttaaaattaaataatttatttaattaagacaAGTAAGTAAACTGTTTACTCGAAGATTACATCCGTTTGACCTctgttcttttattattattaaattaggcATAGCAATGGCGTAAGTTGTTAAGAAGTTAATATAGGCAGGCAATGGTAGATGTCAAGTTTGGCGTGCTGAAAATGAGGGAATGCAATATTTTTTTTAGTAGTGGAATATTCCATCTCCATCAGagtaaaattaattttgtatatttttttactttaattattaaatttcatatatatatgtcaaatttaatataaaataaaaaattttatttcttattttatgtaaaagactTTTAACTGttcaacaaatattaatatatatacacctTTTTAGATTAATATGGTAGAGATATAGGATCGGTTTGAATATTTGCATGCATGAATTAGGCTTTAGGACTTAGGatttttatattgataaattcaatagttaaatctttaaattattaattatacaaaatatatgaaaatgtgtAAAACCTTTTTACGGGTTACattctttcataatttttttttacaattaaccTTTTAACAATCTAATCGCTGAATGTATCGATATAATTATACTTGTTATCAATGCAATTTTTGAACCGAATTGATATCTTTATCATTTCAATATTAAAAAgagtatattaatatttattaaacaaattaatagttttttacataaaataaataattaaaaaaataatttatgtaaagtTTTACATGCATGATTTATACAGATGGAATGTAAAATATGGcggttgaattattaaaatattaatcgtataaaaataaaatagatccCTCCTctcgatatatatatatttatatataaataaatttttaaaaaagtgaaAAGAAGTAATTCAATGaaattgatttttgttactatttaATTCAAGTCaatctaaatttttatataaaaatattaaaaatcaaagGTATGTTTGGATAGCACaaagtgattgaattgaaatgtaatTATCAGGGTAGTAATTACAAGAGACAAAGAATTGTAATTTTCTAAACATTTTTAACTGACAGAATATAACTACATCGTAATTCCTTGATTTGGTAGTACAATTTATAATTATgcagttacataatttatatatatatattaaaatattaattattataaaaatttcaacacaataaaaaaatctaaacaagtaaaagaaattgaaataaaatcatatataatatgtTAGTCCAAGAAAGCAATTGGTAAtataattactaataaaaataacaagaaaaataaacatcatatgcaattttatctaattgctcTAGCATTTCATATTTGTTGAGTTCTTACTCATCATCATCCAC contains:
- the LOC107909162 gene encoding uncharacterized protein, which encodes MASACVNNLTVVSTETNLHPTPPYSPYVSSPEIQDTAAGGDFEFRLEEDPVTMLPADELFSDGKLVPLHFSAPKHPPPANVSSLETPKSRRRTEPEVSGKASKGSSKWREILGLRKSTQQDNTNQNPKSLKQFLKKSSSSTAESSLSLPLLKDNSDNHDSVPRLSLSSSSSTHEDLPRLSLDSDNNNKPSFSPNPFAPSRIRMVKPKPNSGSDTINNNQTPVVTSAGGNRTSNSPRMNSSGKIMFQSLERSSSSPSSFNGGRPKLKQRGIERSYSANVRVSPVLNVFGFFSSSSPQKNTNGGRNKTK